Proteins found in one Pyrus communis chromosome 15, drPyrComm1.1, whole genome shotgun sequence genomic segment:
- the LOC137718234 gene encoding probable beta-1,4-xylosyltransferase IRX9H: MASIRRTLSPAFRDRPYVNGAGSPFSVPSPSQKLLSSSRYSPPFPSVILAFAVNVRRFVAGVLFHLPNRKGQQWRRGFYRCLLFFFLGFLLGLLPFGHVDDDEIRGRSNFDIEPPHVNVQFDTDNADPAVKRREDLVVDVSLGVVERSVDLVPRKQLIIVTPTYNHALQAYFLNRLGQLLGLVPPPLLWIVVETNTASMETAEILRKSGVMYRHLVCGNNSTSAKDRGVYQRNTALEHIERHRLDGIVYFADDDNIYSLDLFDRLRDISRFGTWPVAMLWQSKNKAILEGPVCNGSQVVGWHTNEKSKRLRRFHVDMSGFAFNSTILWDPKRWHRPTSASIRQLDTVKEGFQETTFIEQVVEDESQMEGTPAGCSKVMNWHLHLEAHTLVYPKGWQLPQNLDVVLPIER; the protein is encoded by the exons ATGGCGTCGATCCGGAGAACTCTATCGCCGGCGTTCCGAGACCGGCCGTACGTGAACGGCGCCGGCTCTCCATTTTCAGTGCCGTCGCCGTCGCAGAAGCTTCTCTCCAGCTCTAGATACTCTCCGCCTTTCCCGTCGGTGATCCTCGCCTTCGCCGTCAACGTCCGGCGCTTCGTTGCCGGAGTTCTCTTTCACCTGCCTAATCGCAAGGGCCAGCAATGGCGTCGAGGTTTCTACAGGTGcttgctcttcttcttcttagggTTTTTACTCGGCCTATTACCGTTCGGCCACGTTGACGACGACGAGATTCGAGGTCGCAGCAATTTCGACATCGAGCCGCCCCACGTCAATGTCCAGTTCGACACCGACAACGCGGATCCGGCCGTGAAACGGCGGGAAGATCTCGTCGTCGACGTGAGCCTCGGCGTCGTGGAGAGGAGTGTGGATTTGGTGCCGAGGAAGCAGCTGATTATTGTGACACCTACGTACAACCACGCACTGCAGGCCTATTTCTTAAACAGGTTGGGGCAGCTGCTCGGGCTTGTACCTCCGCCACTGCTATGGATTGTGGTGGAAACCAACACCGCATCGATGGAGACGGCGGAGATTTTGAGGAAGAGCGGCGTGATGTATCGGCATTTGGTGTGTGGCAACAATTCGACTAGCGCCAAGGACCGAGGTGTTTATCAGAGGAACACTGCGTTGGAGCACATTGAGCGGCATAGGCTTGATGGCATTGTTTACTTCGCCGACGACGATAATATATACTCCCTCGACTTGTTTGATCGCTTGAGAGACATTAG CCGGTTTGGAACTTGGCCTGTTGCTATGTTATGGCAAAGCAAAAACAAGGCTATATTGGAAGGTCCAGTATGCAATGGGAGCCAAGTAGTTGGATGGCACACAAATGAGAAAAGCAAGAGGCTTCGTAGGTTTCATGTTGATATGTCAGGGTTTGCTTTTAATAGCACAATATTGTGGGATCCAAAGCGATGGCACCGCCCCACTTCTGCTTCAATTCGACAATTAGATACAGTGAAGGAGGGTTTCCAA GAGACCACTTTTATAGAACAAGTTGTGGAAGATGAGAGTCAAATGGAAGGTACCCCAGCCGGCTGTTCAAAAGTAATGAACTGGCATCTACATTTGGAAGCTCATACTCTTGTTTATCCCAAAGGCTGGCAACTTCCGCAGAACCTTGATGTTGTTCTCCCCATTGAACGATAG